The region GTGTATTTGCGAGCGATGTGGTTTTGGTTATAGGTGCGTGCCGGTGTTAGAGTGCTCATGGCTGTTACCTTATTCCCGTCGTACCCTCAGAATTGATGCCGGGCGCTCTCTGCTTGATGGGCTTGCCAACCCACTTCAAGATTGAGTTCGCGTGTCGCGCTGGCCGCAACGCGAGCCAATATTCCTGCGTAGGTAGGAAACGAGAGCGGGATATGAGCCAAGTCGTTCACCCGCATCCTGGCGGCGATGGCTATCGCCGCTATCTGGGTGATCTCCACTGCCCGCTCACCAACAACGTGGCAGCCCAATATCCTGCAGGTCGTGCGGTCGACGATCAGTTTGCAAAAGCCCATCGTGCGCCCGTCAATGATTGTGCGCGTGGTCGAGTCGAAGCGTACAACTGCGGTCACGACATCGTGTGTTTCACGCGCCTTTGTTTCAGTGAGACCCACCTGGGCATACTCCGGGTCCGTGAAGCTGCCGATAGGACTCACAGGGTCCCCAATCTTCATGGTCGGGCCCAGCACGGCGTTGGTGGCCGCCACGAAGCCGTCCTGTATTGCTTGAGGGACCAACATCAGGCGACCGGTAATGTCCCCAGCGGCGAAGATATGTGGCGTGGAAGTCCGCAGATACTCATCAACCTGCACGAACCCTCGATGATCGGTCTCGACTCCAGCCGTAGCGAGCCTCAGCCCGGCAGAATCGGCGACCCAGCCTACCGCCACGACCGCTAGTGTCGCCTCGGCGCTGTCCCGGTTGCCGTTCCTGGAGAAGATCATTCGGACCCCCGTCGGGGTCTTCTCGAAAGACTCGATGGCGCCGAAGTTCTCATGCACCACGATGCATGAGTCGCGGAACGCCGCCGTAACCGCTGTCGATACATCTTCATCCTCACTCGGCAGGATGCGTGGGCCAGTCTGGAAGAGTTGGATTCGTGAGCCAAATGCGTTGAAAATCGAGGCGATCTGCACCCCTGTTGCTCCGGCGCCAATGATCAACATCGACGAAGGGACGGAGGTCAATCCCCAGGCGTCGCTATGTGTACTTGTCAACTCGAAGCCGGGAACTGAGAGCCGCCGGCTCACACCGCCCGTGCAAATGATGATCTTTTCAGCCTGAAGCCTCAGGCCGTCTTCGGTCTCGACAGTGTGCTGGTCGGCGAAGCGCGCAACACCGGCGTGCTCGTGGACTATCACGCCCAGGGAATCGATCTGCCGGCGCAAGGAAGAATGCGCACTCACATCGTCGACGACCTCGCGCACGCGCGCGAGCAGCCGGGGATAATCCAGGACCGGCTTGCCCACGCCGATACCATATTGACCCAACTGTCGAGCTTCACGAATCAGCCGGGCAGCATGGGCTAGGGTCCGCACCGGAACTGGTCCGTCGTTCGCGGCCATGCCGCCAAATTCAGCGCGAGTTACCAGCATGGTACGCGCGCCCAGATCCGCAGCTCGCAGGGCGGCGAGTACGCCCGCCGGTCCAGCGCCGATAACGATGATGTCAATCGACCTATCCCGTTTCAATGGACATCATCCAATGTCGCAAGATATCGAAGCGCCTTGATACCAGGAAGGAAGAAGTAGGCGCCGCCCCGCACGGTGGTGAATGCTGGAAGGCCGGTGATCTTTTTGCGGATCGGGCGTTTAGGGATTTTGAATTCGAGCGTGCCGTCCTGGTTGCCGATGATCGGGTCGCGTTCGTTACCAAGCTCGTGAAAGTTCCGGTCGTTTGCCCAGACGTTTTGCGCGAACTCGAACTGGCGGATGAGGCTCGCGCAGATCACGAAAGCAGCAATGCCACGCTCGGCCCCGTCTTCCGCTGCTTTCTCCGGCAGGTGAGGGCCATAGGTGGCGCCGCGGCGGATCATGCGGCGGCGGTTCATATTGTGCGCCGTGTCGCGGGGATTCATGCGCCGCATGTGCGAGCCGAGCGGCACCGCATAGCCATGCGGGTCCATCTGTTTATAGTTGAAGTCGTTGTTGCGCTGCGGATCGGCACCGAGCGCCGGATCATCCTTGTCGGGTGCCAGCACCAAAGGTGCGCCGCTGCGCCAGCGGCCCATCAGCTTTGCCGCAATCAGTTCCTGTTCTTCGGGCGTCTTGCCGTGCTCGCGCAGGAAGTCGCGGAACTTGCCGACATGCTCTTCCAGGCGGCGATAAGCCATGTAGCTGCCGTTGCGGGAAAGAATTTCTGGTTGCGGCAGATTGGCGGGCGGCCCGTCTTCATCCGGGTAGCCGAGGATGAATTCGCCCGGCTTGAGCGACGCGCCGGTGCCGGGCGTTGGCACTTCGCCAGTGCCCTCGATGACCGGCTGGGAAAGCCGGTCGCGGTAGCCGAAATGGTCATGCGCGTACTCGAACGGCGGCGTTGCCTCCAGGTCCAGCACGGAGAGCACCTCAACGCCTTCGCACTGTGCGACGAGTTTGGCGTGTTCGGCCTGACAGCGATTGCGCTCGGCTGCGTCACGGGCGAACAGGATAGCGATGGCGTGGAGGTCCGGGCTGGCGAGGCTGCCCACCCAGTTGTTGGGATGATTCTCCCCCGTATCGCCGAGCATTTCCGCGCGGGCGACCATGCCCTGTCTGAACTCTTCGGGGAAGGTGGCCAGCGAATCCTCATCCACGCCTAGTGCGCGCAGACCGTTCCAGGTGAAGGCCACCGTTACCCAGCGTTTGTCCGTTTCGACCGAAGCCATGACTTCCGCGGCCGACTGCGCCTTTTCCCGAATCGCCGACAGCCAGGCCCGTCCGCTCGCTGCGTTGCGAAACGAAAGAAATTCGTATCGCCCCGTGAGCGCGGGCGTGCGGGTCAGCAGGATGTGCTGGATGTCGTCGTTTTCAAGCATGGCGCGTCCCCTGCGGGGGATTTACTGCATCTGGTCGAGCATGTTCGAGAAGGCAGCCTTGAGCTGCAGGGCCTTCTTGATCTCGTCCGCACTGACGAACGGATATTCGCCATATTCAAGGAAGCTCGGGCGATGATGGTCACGGACAAACTTGATGAATGCCGGGGCGTTCGTTTTCCAATCTTTCGGAAAGCCCTCCAGATTTTCGAAAACGGTGTTGAGACCGGAGGCCGCAAAGAGGCCAACCGCATCCTCGACATATTTATCGAAGTCGGTATCGAAAATGCCCATGTATTGGAAATAGGTTTCCCCCTTGATGTCGAAAAGGTTCCATCGGAGGTAATGCAGCTTGAGCACGGCAAGGACGTCAGGCTGACCAGCCACAGCCTTCTCGATGTTCTTGGCATACTCATAGAAGACCGGCTCCCGTCCGGGGATGATCTTCGCGATGATGGAGAAGCCGTAGCAAGCCGGAGTCTTGGGAAAAATCGGGCCGTATCTGCCTTGCTGAACTTCATCCTTGAAGAAGCCCCCTTCGGGGATCGCCATGGCCGCAGGCTTCGTCCAGTCGCCTTGCCTTGTTGTGTCAGACATAACTTCCTCCCTTTCATTCTAGCGCTAGCTAGGATTGTGATGACCGAAGTTGCTAGCTGCAGTAGATTCGGTCCTTGGTTCAGCCGTAGTCGCCCGCCCTTTGCAGAGGCGGCAACCAATGGCTTAGCGGCCGAAGGTGTAGTGGGAATGATAAGTCCGATAGTCGGCAGTTTCTCCGGCTACTGGGCGCGGACAGCAAGTGGCGCATCCGCCACGCTGCAAACCAAGGGAGCGAAAGCGCGTACCCCCCCTCCTTTCAGAAGGCTCGACAGAAGCCATTATAATGAAATGCCACACAACTGGGAAGGGCGAGGGTGAACTTGGCGCGGCTTAGTGAGCGATTGGCCGATGTCTAGCATCGGTCGATGCTGTCGAAAAATCCAGTTTTTGGCTTTGTGTTGGGGCATTCCGACTGAGATGCGCCGACGGTTGCCCTTAACGAGAACTGGACTGGACCATTAGTGGACCAACTCCGTTGTCCGTCTATCACGCCTGTGAAATACCCGTAGACGGATCGCCGGCCGCAGGGTCGCTTATTCGCTCATCCTTCCGCAATCATTACGGCGATCTGCGCGGAGTATCTTTGGACAGAGGCTTGAAGTGACCATATTCTTTTCGCTCAAAACAGTATCCGCAGCTTCATCTCGGTCTTGAAATTGTAAACCGGGTAGGCTTTGACGATTGGCACGCTGCCTTCAAGGGAGAGTGCCACCTGGTCACTTAGCCGCACGCCAATCAAGGCATCGAAGGGGAGGAATAGCCGTCCGGTCTGACCAGCTATGGGCGCTCCATAATTGATGCGAATATCGTTGCTTGGGTAAAAGGTTATAAATAAGGGGCCAGGAAAATCGATATTGAGGGTAGGGGCGATCTGGGGTTCGCTGATCCTTCGTGCTTGTGCATTGCCCGGGATGCTCGTCGCATAGCGCATTGAAGGAACAAAATAGCAATCCTCCCCCAATTCGGACAGCATATAGCGTACGCCGAACCCCGGCTGGACTTGCCATTCGCCGCTTCCAAGGCTGCCGGCCGCGGTTTGCGCGACCACGCGCGTTCCCACGGCGGCAGCCCAGCGGTCGTTTATCGCATACGCAACAACCGCCTGAAAGGACGCATCGCCAAGTCCAAACTCGTGATCAGCACTTCCTGTCTCAAAATCAGTGGTCGTTTTTTGCACGAGGGGAACCTGCGCGTGCACACCCAGGCGCCAGCCAACATCGAGGGGGATCATGCCTTCCAACCGCAAGGCCATTTGGGCCCGGTTCGTCTCGCTCGTATCGTTCGAAGAAGTCTCGTCCAAACCGCGCACTTCAAACGCGGTCTGAGGACGGGTAAGGTCAAAGCCATTGTTCACGCGAAGCGACTCCGGTGCAGTATCTTCACCGGCAGCCGTCGCTTGGTCTGCGCCCACAATAGTAGATTCGGCCATCGCTGTGAGCGGCGCAAGGAGCGTTGCCAGACTGGTCACGACCTGAGCTATGATCGCCCGCAAAACGCCGTGCTTTGCTTTTTGGCGCATCGCCTGTCTTGTGCTTTCGTTGGCGCGGCGAACGATGACTTCCTCGCCGCTACCCGGCCCTCCTAAAAGCGCGGCAGCGGCAAATGTTGACGCGCATTGAGAACGCGGGGAATTCTTTGATACATCGACACCAAAACAAAAAGTGTTTTTTGCACCGGATGACGGCTTTGTTGAGACCGAGATTGCCGCTTAATGCGCATTTTGTTGTCATCCAGACACACTTTCCTAATTATTTTTGATCGGACACAAGCAATCAAGCGTTCAGATCGACACGCCGCCGCGCGATCCAGTGCCTCGTGAAGTGTTCGGTCTTCACGCGTTCTAGCCAAACTCACGAGAGAGATGCGTCTTGATCATAACCCATTCGACAAGTTCCGGCGCGTTGTGGAACCTTATTGACCGCCCGAGGTTTCAATATCCGCGAAGAGTGCCAAAACGGCCAAGTAGTCCGTTAGAGGGAGGATAAGCGATGAGAAGCATGATCGTTCATGGATTCGCAGCCGTGTCATTTGGAGCAGTGTTAGCAATAGGGATCAGTACCCACGCTCAAGCTGCGGCGCCCGCGAACTATTCGCAAGCCTGCAAGGAAGTTGTCGCGTCCGGGAGCCTATCCGCCAGCTCATTGGAGAAGGCGGCTTATGTCCATCGTGCGGCGCGCCGCACCACTCGCCGGGCAGTCCGCCGCCATCACTACTGAATCGCGAAGATGGTGGCCGCCGAGCGCGGCGAGTTACGAGTGCCGAGTGCATCAAGTGACTGCAGGCAAGAGTCTGCAGTCACCCCTACGTTAGCCATGCTCGGCCTCATTGATAACGCCCTTTTGGCGAGCAAGAGGCTCCCGGTTAAAATGCTCAACATATTTTTGCCAAAAGCTCGGGTGCGCACGGGACGGGAATTTTGCGCTTATGAGGAAACAGGTTGCGCCAAGCGCGCAGGGAGTCATGAGGCACATCTTTGACTTCGTGAAAACGACGGTGGTCGGCGGCGCTATCTTCTTGCTCCCCTTCGCTGCGGTCCTCCTCGTTATCATCAAGGCGGGCAAGATGGCTGTCGATTCCGCGACGCCACTCGCGGAAAAGCTGCTAATTTCAAAAGGCCACGCAGTTCTCGCCGTTTATGTCGTCGGGACTTTTTTGCTTGTGCTAGTGGCCTTCGCCGCTGGGCTTTTCGTGCGTTCTTTTAAAATTAAAAAGGACGCAGCATCGTTCCTTGAAGACAAGGTCCTAAACAAACTGCCT is a window of Methylocapsa sp. D3K7 DNA encoding:
- a CDS encoding NAD(P)/FAD-dependent oxidoreductase: MKRDRSIDIIVIGAGPAGVLAALRAADLGARTMLVTRAEFGGMAANDGPVPVRTLAHAARLIREARQLGQYGIGVGKPVLDYPRLLARVREVVDDVSAHSSLRRQIDSLGVIVHEHAGVARFADQHTVETEDGLRLQAEKIIICTGGVSRRLSVPGFELTSTHSDAWGLTSVPSSMLIIGAGATGVQIASIFNAFGSRIQLFQTGPRILPSEDEDVSTAVTAAFRDSCIVVHENFGAIESFEKTPTGVRMIFSRNGNRDSAEATLAVVAVGWVADSAGLRLATAGVETDHRGFVQVDEYLRTSTPHIFAAGDITGRLMLVPQAIQDGFVAATNAVLGPTMKIGDPVSPIGSFTDPEYAQVGLTETKARETHDVVTAVVRFDSTTRTIIDGRTMGFCKLIVDRTTCRILGCHVVGERAVEITQIAAIAIAARMRVNDLAHIPLSFPTYAGILARVAASATRELNLEVGWQAHQAESARHQF
- a CDS encoding transporter, with the protein product MRQKAKHGVLRAIIAQVVTSLATLLAPLTAMAESTIVGADQATAAGEDTAPESLRVNNGFDLTRPQTAFEVRGLDETSSNDTSETNRAQMALRLEGMIPLDVGWRLGVHAQVPLVQKTTTDFETGSADHEFGLGDASFQAVVAYAINDRWAAAVGTRVVAQTAAGSLGSGEWQVQPGFGVRYMLSELGEDCYFVPSMRYATSIPGNAQARRISEPQIAPTLNIDFPGPLFITFYPSNDIRINYGAPIAGQTGRLFLPFDALIGVRLSDQVALSLEGSVPIVKAYPVYNFKTEMKLRILF
- a CDS encoding peroxidase, whose translation is MLENDDIQHILLTRTPALTGRYEFLSFRNAASGRAWLSAIREKAQSAAEVMASVETDKRWVTVAFTWNGLRALGVDEDSLATFPEEFRQGMVARAEMLGDTGENHPNNWVGSLASPDLHAIAILFARDAAERNRCQAEHAKLVAQCEGVEVLSVLDLEATPPFEYAHDHFGYRDRLSQPVIEGTGEVPTPGTGASLKPGEFILGYPDEDGPPANLPQPEILSRNGSYMAYRRLEEHVGKFRDFLREHGKTPEEQELIAAKLMGRWRSGAPLVLAPDKDDPALGADPQRNNDFNYKQMDPHGYAVPLGSHMRRMNPRDTAHNMNRRRMIRRGATYGPHLPEKAAEDGAERGIAAFVICASLIRQFEFAQNVWANDRNFHELGNERDPIIGNQDGTLEFKIPKRPIRKKITGLPAFTTVRGGAYFFLPGIKALRYLATLDDVH